Proteins from a genomic interval of Antedon mediterranea chromosome 5, ecAntMedi1.1, whole genome shotgun sequence:
- the LOC140049877 gene encoding complement C1q subcomponent subunit C-like gives MMSRPFTWCVGILGLCIAIGVTNAVDDNGSANTCNACCHGTPGMPGIPGTHGMNGNQGNQGQKGAPGMKGDDGPIGLPGKAGPVGPKADTGLKGDPGMQAQVNKSAFTAIRTTHVIPAETIITFTSMELNYGDNFNKHNGKFTCQFPGVYYFMLSFGHHDAQGIRADVSLVLNGRVLSIVTRSYPKGFSTQSSGATLQLKTGDQVWLTNGESSYVYGTTARPMTFTGFLLFDV, from the coding sequence ATGATGAGTCGACCATTTACCTGGTGTGTAGGCATATTGGGTCTATGTATTGCAATTGGCGTGACCAATGCAGTTGACGACAATGGCAGTGCTAACACTTGCAACGCTTGCTGTCATGGTACACCTGGAATGCCAGGGATCCCGGGAACACATGGAATGAATGGGAATCAAGGAAATCAAGGCCAGAAAGGAGCCCCTGGAATGAAAGGTGATGACGGACCCATAGGATTACCAGGGAAAGCAGGACCGGTGGGTCCTAAGGCGGATACAGGATTAAAAGGAGATCCCGGGATGCAAGCACAAGTTAATAAATCTGCATTCACTGCGATACGCACAACTCACGTGATACCTGCAGAAACGATTATTACTTTCACATCAATGGAGCTGAATTACGGAGACAACTTTAACAAACATAACGGAAAGTTTACATGTCAATTTCCCGGCgtgtattattttatgttgaGCTTTGGTCATCATGATGCTCAAGGAATTCGAGCCGATGTTAGCTTGGTGTTAAATGGGCGGGTACTTTCAATAGTGACTCGAAGTTATCCTAAAGGTTTTTCTACACAGAGCAGTGGAGCAACCCTTCAACTAAAAACTGGTGACCAGGTGTGGCTAACCAATGGAGAATCTAGTTATGTTTACGGTACTACTGCTCGCCCCATGACCTTTACAGGTTTTCTCCTTTTCGATGTTTAA
- the LOC140049299 gene encoding cytochrome b-c1 complex subunit 8-like — protein MGLKFGNLAKYSNVITYSLSPYAQKPFAGFFKNGIPNLWRRFRSKVFIMAPPFIFGYLVYSWGTEKHRQLSRKDPAVYANDE, from the exons ATGGGGCTAAAATTTGGTAATCTTGCCAAGTACAGTAATGTGATCACCTACTCTTTGTCGCCGTATGCACAAAAGCCCTTTGCAGGTTTTTTCAAGAATGGAATTCCAAACTTATGGCGTAGATTCAGAAGCAAAGTATTTATTATGGCTCCAC CTTTTATCTTTGGATATCTTGTGTATTCGTGGGGAACTGAAAAACATAGACAACTAAGTCGCAAGGATCCTGCTGTCTACGCCAACGATGAATAG
- the LOC140050160 gene encoding phosphorylase b kinase regulatory subunit alpha, skeletal muscle isoform-like isoform X2, producing MRSRSNSGVRLDFYNRLVSNTILSHQNPVTGLLPASTNESDAWVRDNVYSIMAVWGLALAYRKQADLDEDRAKAYELEQRVVKLMRGLLMAMMRQGSKLEAFKQTQSPQDSLHAKFSTQTGHTCVGDNEWGHLQIDATSLYLLMLSQMTASGLQIIFSLDEVAFIQNLVFYIQSAYRIPDYGIWERGDKMNHGLPELNASSIGMAKAAMEAINELDLYGARGGAASVIHVQSDHIACCQAILHSMLPKESSSKEIDAGLLSVIGFPAFSCDDESLVNVTRDQIIDKLDGQYGCKRFLRDGYKTPKEDPNRLYYEPAELKIFENIECEWPLFWTYLVLDGVFRGNKELVDKYSEKLDSKLVRLENGIKGVPELYYVPEEKVDLEYKNPHSQKREAGGKMPHMWGQSLYILGCLLKEKFLAPGEIDPLNRRFSTEPKPDLVVQVVLLAENEEIKQALADKNIPVETVSEVSPIQIHPARVLSQLYKRLGRSDKLGLTGCPVQSVGLLSTSKLYVLHDKTLAFVPQFLDQQQFYLALDVNLLVDIFHHDVAYLRYNWREVGRPTLVMTVTHSMFENMQLQSALLATIRKVRTGYFSGVQVLMRSLSDFLSTACVNQLTFLESSAKPDALISTLNDRHPSLNLLSTKVSLTESNWSQKTDRLRKRRMSGTIHQLLQRTRSIDLGESPGNYKSIIQQLDDMNDNDWCPMPFLPSIRKVNPLKPLPRNITDPTLDLISNMTKTASQTKSPVSGIIQQTRLISRTVGLQQQPLLKSPSFNLLPTDNVGNKSPSRKRAASWVQDKQVFQMYEGVNISELLDNLKESTSLYEQADIVHFLYVSKGPNWDTHLNGQAGATVKQLLEELYIKCGYHKAWSLIRHTAGMLGKQVEQLAQAVTDLLVRQKQLSVGLPPEPREVIITAPLSPEELQKIISEACGQDSGSAVLTQELLQYLAMFIRTEPKLFQEMLRLRIGLIIQIMCSELARALSCSAEDAYEQLMALSPFEMKGLLHHILSGREFGVTTVSNASALKERQLSIVTSSKEEIIGMSQLKKEMTMMSKSGDASKLDLSKESIEDEVFSEKSGQWLRRRRLDGALNRAPNDFYPKVWRVLEKCHGISIKGNFLHQSLTREMTAGELKFALAVETVLNRIPQPQYRQLMVEALMVLTLVVENGWFQSLGGTIQVDKLVADANDLFLEDQRIHNGDSMLCCAGRTEAQRYDPLRCSGVAGICSHFYDSAPSGQYGTMTYLAKAVANTLNFRQEFGMNDTAECKLS from the exons ATGAGAAGCAGAAGTAATTCAGGTGTTCGCCTGGACTTTTATAACAGGCTGGTATCAAACACAATATTATCCCACCAG aatCCGGTTACTGGACTTTTACCAGCCAGCACCAATGAGAGTGATGCATGGGTCCGTGACaatgtgtacagtattatggCTGTGTGGGGGTTAGCGCTAGCTTATAGGAAGCAGGCTGATTTAGACGAGGACAGAGCAAAAGCATATGAACTTGAACAG AGAGTGGTAAAACTAATGAGAGGGTTACTGATGGCCATGATGAGGCAAGGCAGTAAACTAGAAGCTTTCAAACAAACTCAAAGTCCTCAAGATTCACTCCATGCTAAGTTCAGCACTCAGACTGGTCACACTTGTGTTGGGGACAACGAATGGGGACATCTTCAAATAGATGCAACGTCACTCTACCTCCTAATGCTGTCACAAATGACTGCTTCAg GGTTACAGATTATCTTTAGTCTTGATGAGGTGGCATTCATACAGAATCTAGTCTTTTACATCCAGTCTGCATACAGAATTCCGGACTACGGGATCTGGGAAAGGGGAGATAAGATGAATCATGGCTTACCAGAACTAAATGCCAGCTCAATAGGAATGGCAAAG GCTGCCATGGAAGCTATTAACGAACTTGATCTGTATGGGGCTAGAGGAGGTGCTGCGTCAGTGATACACGTGCAGTCTGATCACATTGCATGCTGTCAGGCTATTCTACACTCTATGCTACCAAAAGAATCCAGTTCAAAG gaaattgATGCTGGTTTATTAAGCGTAATAGGTTTCCCAGCATTCTCCTGCGATGATGAGAGCTTAGTAAATGTTACACGAGATCAGATAATTGATAAATTAGACGGACAGTACGGGTGTAAGCGATTCCTGAGAGACGGATACAAAACGCCAAAAGAG GATCCCAATAGACTATACTACGAACCAGCAGAGCTCAAGATATTTGAGAATATTGAGTGTGAATGGCCCTTATTTTGGACGTATTTGGTGTTGGATGGCGTATTCCGTGGTAACAAAGAGTTAGTTGATAAATACAGTGAAAAGCTTGATAGCAAATTAGTTAGACTGGAGAATGGAATTAAAGGTGTACCAGAGCTTTACTATGTACCAGAGGAAAAG GTCGACTTAGAGTATAAAAATCCCCATAGTCAAAAGCGTGAGGCCGGAGGAAAGATGCCACACATGTGGGGGCAGTCTTTATACATCTTAGGCTGTCTGTTAAAGGAGAAGTTTTTAGCACCGGGCGAGATTGATCCTCTAAATCGTCGTTTTTCAACTGAACCAAAACCAGACCTCGTTGTCCAAG TTGTTTTACTTGctgaaaatgaagaaataaaacaGGCACTTGCTGATAAAAATATTCCAGTGGAGACCGTCTCTGAGGTATCCCCAATCCAAATTCACCCAGCCAGGGTGTTGAGCCAGCTTTACAAAAGACTTG GACGGAGTGACAAACTCGGGTTGACAGGATGTCCAGTGCAATCAGTGGGTTTACTTAGTACAAGTAAACTGTACGTTCTTCATGATAAAACGTTAGCGTTTGTCCCGCAG tttttagaCCAACAGCAATTTTACTTGGCTCTTGATGTAAATCTGTTAGTTGATATATTTCATCATGATGTTGCGTACCTTCGGTATAACTGGCGCGAGGTCGGCCGTCCAACGTTAGTTATGACTGTAACTCACAGTATGTTCG AGAACATGCAACTGCAATCGGCTCTTCTGGCCACTATCCGTAAAGTGCGTACAGGATATTTCAGTGGGGTGCAAGTACTTATGCGAAGTCTGTCTGACTTTTTAAGCACAGCTTGTGTCAATCAATTAACTTTCTTAGAATCATCAG CAAAACCTGATGCTCTAATAAGTACACTGAACGACCGACATCCCTCCCTGAACCTTCTCAGCACTAAAGTGTCGTTAACTGAATCTAATTGGAGCCAAAAAACTGATAGACTTCGCAAACGTCGAATGTCTGGCACCATTCATCAGTTGCTGCAACGGACACGCTCCATTGATCTTGGCGAGTCGCCAG GCAATTATAAAAGTATTATACAGCAGCTTGATGATATGAATGATAATGATTGGTGCCCAATGCCATTCCTGCCTAGCATTAGGAAAGTAAATCCGTTAAAGCCACTGCCACGAAATATCACTGATCCTACGTTAGATCTAATCTCAAACATGACAAAAACTGCATCACAAACAAAGAGTCCGGTGTCGGGTATAATTCAACAAACACGTCTGATTAGCCGAACAG TTGGTTTGCAGCAGCAACCTCTTCTTAAAAGTCCATCTTTTAATCTACTCCCAACGGATAATGTTGGGAATAAGTCTCCCAGCAGGAAAAGAGCAGCAAGCTGGGTTCAAGATAAACag gtttttcAAATGTATGAAGGCGTAAATATTAGTGAGTTATTGGACAACTTAAAGGAATCTACTTCTCTATATGAGCAAGCCGATATTGTGCACTTTCTATACGTTTCAAA GGGTCCTAACTGGGACACACATCTCAACGGCCAAGCTGGTGCAACTGTAAAGCAATTATTAGAAGAGTTATATATTAAG TGTGGATACCACAAAGCATGGTCGTTGATACGACACACAGCGGGTATGCTAGGCAAGCAAGTGGAACAGTTAGCGCAGGCAGTTACTGATTTACTTGTCCGTCAGAAGCAGTTGTCTGTAGGCTTGCCTCCAGAGCCTAGAGAGGTCATCATCACAGCACCATTGTCACCAGAGGAACTTCAGAAGATCATATCAGAAGCATGTGGACAAGACAGTGGGTCTGCAGTTCTTACACAA GAATTGTTGCAATATTTAGCAATGTTCATTAGGACCGAACCAAAACTCTTTCAAGAAATGCTTCGTCTTCGTATCGGTCTCATCATCCAGATCATGTGCTCTGAATTGGCTCGCGCCCTTAGCTGTTCAG CTGAAGATGCATATGAACAACTAATGGCGCTAAGTCCATTTGAAATGAAAGGACTACTACATCACATCTTGAGTGGCAGAGAATTTGGTGTAACTACag TAAGTAATGCATCTGCCTTAAAGGAGCGCCAGTTATCTATTGTGACATCAAGTAAAGAAGAAATTATTGGCATGTCACAACTTAAAAAGGAAATGACG ATGATGTCAAAGAGTGGAGACGCTAGCAAACTTGACCTTTCCAAAGAGTCTATAGAAGACGAAGTATTTTCTGAAAAATCAGGACAATGGCTTCGAAGGAGACGTCTTGATGGCGCACTCAATCGAGCACCTAACGACTTTTATCCAAAAGTCTGGAGAGTTTTAGAGAAG TGCCATGGTATCAGTATCAAGGGAAACTTCTTGCATCAAAGCTTGACAAGAGAGATGACCGCTGGTGAGCTGAAGTTTGCGTTGGCAGTTGAGACCGTTCTTAATCGTATACCACAACCTCAGTATAGGCAATTGATGGTTGAGGCTCTGATGGTGCTAACATTAGTAGTAGAGAATGGCTGGTTTCAAAGTCTGGGTGGCACTATCCAAGTTGATAAACTTGTAGCCGATGCAAACGATCTCTTCCTAGAAGATCAG AGAATTCACAATGGAGATTCAATGTTATGTTGTGCAGGACGCACAGAGGCGCAACGATACGATCCATTAAGGTGCAGCGGAGTTGCCGGCATTTGTAGCCACTTCTATGACAGCGCCCCCAGCGGCCAATATGGAACAATGACTTATCTAGCTAAAGCGGTAGCTAATACTTTGAATTTCCGACAGGAGTTTGGTATGAATGATACCGCTGAATGTAAACTAAGTTAG